One window of the Pan troglodytes isolate AG18354 chromosome 12, NHGRI_mPanTro3-v2.0_pri, whole genome shotgun sequence genome contains the following:
- the LOC112208190 gene encoding uncharacterized protein LOC112208190, with amino-acid sequence MLGLWRCEVAHRPACVAGTGPSPPSPERSACGCRLHLSRRKSAPRGGPGVLPGTKLNGFSAASGGSRLEDQRQEVRAAAGQVPGEAGARRARSSAQLASRTAPAAPPCALGLLASRRPLEDSAGPFLFLGREHVRGGARGGHGHCGAQGRRRRACRTSLRLGASRRLAWSPRTSPGLRGTSPAQAWPCLLQASESFSAFGEPQRGTFPANAAAKESLGGVIPTAFLASAGEQLGDTADARASSPTTPRSAPCSDSFPRSTQK; translated from the exons ATGCTAGGGCTGTGGCGGTGCGAAGTGGCTCACCGACCGGCCTGCGTGGCGGGGACCGGA CCGAGCCCGCCCAGTCCTGAGCGCAGCGCCTGCGGCTGCCGGCTACACCTGTCCCGCCGCAAGTCCGCCCCGCGCGGGGGACCGGGGGTGCTGCCGGGCACGAAGCTCAACGGGTTCTCTGCTGCAAGCGGCGGCTCGCGCCTGGAAGACCAGCGGCAGGAAGTGCGGGCAGCGGCCGGCCAGGTCCCCGGGGAGGCCGGGGCGCGGCGTGCACGTTCCTCCGCGCAGCTGGCGAGCCGCACCGCCCCCGCGGCACCTCCATGCGCTCTTGGCCTGCTCGCTAGTCGCCGTCCTCTAGAGGATTCAGCAGGACCGTTCCTCTTCCTCGGCCGCGAGCACGTGCGCGGGGGTGCGCGCGGAGGTCACGGTCACTGCGGGGCTCAGGGAAGGAGGCGCCGTGCCTGCAGGACTTCCCTTCGCTTGGGCGCAAGCCGGCGATTAGCCTGGTCCCCTAGGACATCTCCAGGGCTCCGGGGAACCTCTCCTGCGCAGGCTTGGCCCTGCCTCCTCCAAGCGTCCGAGTCTTTTTCGGCTTTTGGTGAGCCTCAGAGAGGGACGTTTCCTGCCAACGCTGCTGCGAAGGAAAGTTTGGGCGGCGTTATCCCGACTGCCTTCCTCGCCAGCGCCGGCGAGCAGCTTGGGGACACAGCCGACGCCCGGGCATCCTCCCCGACGACTCCCCGGAGCGCTCCCTGTTCAGACTCCTTTCCGAGAAGCACGCAGAAGTGA